In Rhodobacter xanthinilyticus, a single window of DNA contains:
- a CDS encoding DUF2946 family protein produces MSARGHVFALLAMAFEILLGVDHLGARAVAEAGRGPGRGLLEICTGAGVIWVTPDGRPAGPGQAGAGHAPCPVCASVAVGALDAPPAGAVWAAPIRAEFPLALAPPAAPRAPWRAAPSPGLIRAPPGAA; encoded by the coding sequence ATGAGCGCGCGCGGCCATGTCTTTGCGCTTCTGGCGATGGCGTTCGAGATCTTGCTCGGCGTCGATCATCTGGGCGCGCGGGCTGTGGCCGAGGCCGGGCGCGGGCCGGGGCGCGGGCTCTTGGAGATCTGCACCGGCGCGGGGGTGATCTGGGTCACGCCCGATGGCCGGCCGGCCGGCCCGGGCCAGGCGGGCGCGGGCCATGCGCCCTGCCCGGTCTGTGCGAGCGTGGCGGTGGGCGCGCTCGATGCGCCGCCCGCGGGCGCGGTTTGGGCCGCGCCGATCCGCGCGGAGTTCCCCCTCGCCTTGGCCCCGCCCGCCGCGCCGCGCGCGCCCTGGCGCGCCGCCCCGAGCCCTGGGTTGATCCGCGCGCCCCCGGGGGCGGCGTGA
- a CDS encoding ABC transporter ATP-binding protein, producing the protein MMFEIRSPALYRGRAEIVGGAEFSLRGGVLTALVGPNGAGKSTLLRALAGLARERATIRARGGAVLGAARIGFLPQGFEVGAALTVRDCVLLGRREALGLRVAPGLLAEAEALLARLGLGALADRPMSALSGGQQQRVLIAQRLFRAPAVLLLDEPTSALDLHHQLATLEILRDYAQETGAAVLCALHDLSLAARFCAEALVLSGGRLSAPCPPEAALGEAVLRDHWRIAPEFLRARDAGLVVVPHGLEARP; encoded by the coding sequence ATGATGTTTGAGATCCGCTCGCCTGCGCTTTACCGCGGCCGCGCCGAGATCGTGGGGGGGGCGGAATTTTCCTTGCGCGGCGGGGTGTTGACGGCGCTTGTCGGGCCCAATGGCGCGGGCAAATCGACGCTGTTGCGGGCGCTGGCGGGGCTCGCGCGCGAGCGCGCGACGATCCGCGCGCGGGGCGGCGCGGTGCTCGGCGCGGCGCGGATCGGGTTCTTGCCGCAGGGGTTCGAGGTGGGGGCGGCGCTCACGGTGCGCGATTGTGTGCTGCTTGGGCGACGCGAGGCGCTCGGGCTGCGGGTGGCGCCGGGGCTTCTGGCGGAGGCCGAGGCGCTGCTCGCGCGGCTCGGGCTCGGCGCGCTCGCCGATCGGCCGATGTCGGCGCTCTCGGGCGGGCAACAGCAGCGCGTGCTGATCGCGCAGCGGCTGTTCCGCGCGCCCGCGGTCTTGCTGCTCGATGAGCCGACCTCGGCGCTCGATCTGCACCATCAGCTCGCCACGCTCGAGATTTTGCGCGACTATGCACAGGAAACCGGCGCGGCGGTGCTCTGCGCGCTCCATGATCTGAGCCTTGCCGCGCGGTTTTGCGCCGAGGCGCTGGTGCTCAGCGGCGGGCGGCTGAGCGCCCCCTGCCCGCCCGAGGCGGCGCTCGGCGAGGCGGTGTTGCGCGACCATTGGCGGATCGCACCGGAGTTCTTGCGCGCGCGCGATGCGGGCCTTGTGGTGGTGCCCCATGGGCTGGAGGCGCGGCCATGA
- a CDS encoding FecCD family ABC transporter permease codes for MSAGSQIGCGTGAGACVRAPSAAARRATIFAAAGLALAGLVAADLLTGPSGLSAGALWEALRAGPAGENRAAAAILYQIRLPQVAMALIVGGALGLAGLVMQTLLANPLASPFTLGFSAAAGFGAALAIMFGGAISAALGLTLAPHLLTPLFAFAATLGATALVWGLAQVRGARPEILVLVGIAVLFFFQSLQSLLQFLAAPEVLQQIVFWLFGSLARASWPGVWVAGGIVALCLPLLAREAWALTALRLGEANAASLGLETEALRRRLFLITAALTAAAVSFTGTIGFVGLIAPHVARALVGEDHRFALPMAAIGGAVILVSASVAAKLISQGAAIPVGLVTAIAGIPMLIAVILGQKGRYDV; via the coding sequence ATGAGCGCGGGGTCGCAGATCGGCTGCGGCACCGGCGCGGGGGCGTGCGTGCGCGCGCCCTCGGCTGCGGCGCGGCGGGCGACGATCTTTGCCGCGGCGGGGCTTGCGCTGGCGGGGCTCGTGGCGGCGGATCTGCTGACCGGGCCTTCGGGGCTCTCGGCGGGCGCGCTTTGGGAGGCGCTGCGGGCGGGCCCGGCGGGCGAGAACCGGGCGGCGGCGGCGATCCTTTATCAGATCCGGCTGCCGCAGGTGGCGATGGCGCTGATCGTCGGGGGGGCGCTCGGGCTTGCGGGGCTGGTGATGCAGACGCTGCTCGCCAACCCGCTCGCCTCGCCCTTCACGCTCGGGTTTTCGGCGGCGGCGGGCTTTGGCGCGGCGCTGGCGATCATGTTCGGGGGGGCGATCTCGGCCGCGCTCGGGCTCACGCTCGCGCCGCATCTGCTCACGCCGCTCTTTGCCTTTGCCGCGACGCTCGGTGCCACGGCGCTCGTCTGGGGGCTGGCGCAGGTGCGCGGCGCGCGGCCCGAGATCCTCGTGCTCGTCGGCATCGCGGTCTTGTTCTTTTTCCAATCGCTGCAATCGCTGTTGCAGTTTCTGGCAGCACCCGAGGTGCTTCAGCAGATCGTTTTCTGGCTCTTCGGCTCGCTTGCGCGGGCGAGCTGGCCGGGGGTCTGGGTCGCGGGGGGGATCGTTGCGCTCTGCCTGCCGCTACTGGCGCGCGAGGCCTGGGCGCTCACCGCGCTGCGGCTTGGCGAGGCGAATGCGGCGAGCCTCGGGCTCGAGACCGAGGCGCTGCGCCGGCGGCTCTTTCTGATCACCGCGGCGCTGACCGCGGCGGCGGTGAGTTTCACCGGCACGATCGGCTTTGTCGGGCTGATTGCGCCCCATGTCGCGCGCGCGCTCGTGGGCGAGGATCATCGCTTCGCGCTGCCGATGGCGGCGATCGGGGGGGCGGTCATTCTGGTCAGCGCCTCGGTCGCGGCGAAGCTGATCTCGCAGGGCGCGGCGATCCCGGTGGGGCTGGTTACGGCGATCGCGGGGATCCCGATGCTGATCGCGGTGATCTTGGGGCAGAAGGGGCGGTATGATGTTTGA
- a CDS encoding ABC transporter substrate-binding protein gives MKFAKMTALVALMMTTAPALAEITVTDLDGRQVTLEAVPERVALGFYYEDYLAVTGAEGAGKIVALSRAPWAEWRPAQWAAYVARFPALAGAVDFGSTDDGSFSAEALIAAQPDVALLASWQTEALGAPGVAAIEAAGIKVIALDYNAQTLERHVLSTQVLGAVMGQPERAEALAQMYRAKTEDTLARVAKAGPSHKKIYVELAQKGPGEIGNSYGKGMWAGVIELVGGDNIARGQIENWGPLAAEYVLAERPDVILLAGSEWLNKPEAVILGFGADQGAARAKMAAYTGRPGWADLPAVQSGEVWGVYHGGNRTLSDFVYARAIAKALYPAEFADVDPGAELAEFYRAWMPIAADGLFVTRLQ, from the coding sequence ATGAAATTCGCGAAGATGACGGCGCTTGTGGCGCTGATGATGACGACTGCGCCGGCTCTGGCCGAGATCACGGTGACCGATCTCGACGGGCGGCAGGTGACGCTCGAGGCTGTGCCGGAGCGGGTGGCGCTCGGCTTTTACTACGAGGATTACCTCGCGGTGACCGGGGCCGAGGGGGCCGGCAAGATCGTGGCGCTGTCGCGGGCGCCTTGGGCGGAGTGGCGGCCGGCGCAATGGGCGGCCTATGTGGCGCGGTTCCCCGCGCTCGCGGGGGCGGTCGATTTTGGCTCGACCGATGACGGGTCTTTCTCGGCCGAGGCGCTGATCGCGGCGCAGCCCGATGTTGCGCTCCTGGCGAGCTGGCAGACCGAGGCGCTCGGCGCGCCCGGGGTGGCGGCGATCGAGGCGGCGGGGATCAAGGTGATCGCGCTCGATTACAACGCGCAGACGCTCGAGCGGCATGTGCTCTCGACGCAGGTTCTGGGCGCGGTGATGGGGCAGCCCGAGCGCGCCGAGGCGCTGGCGCAGATGTATCGCGCCAAGACCGAGGACACGCTCGCGCGGGTGGCCAAGGCCGGGCCCTCGCACAAGAAGATCTATGTCGAGCTGGCGCAGAAGGGCCCGGGCGAGATCGGCAATTCCTATGGCAAGGGCATGTGGGCGGGGGTGATCGAGCTCGTCGGCGGCGACAATATCGCACGCGGGCAGATCGAGAACTGGGGCCCGCTCGCGGCGGAATATGTGCTGGCCGAGCGGCCGGATGTGATCTTGCTGGCGGGGTCGGAGTGGCTCAACAAGCCGGAGGCGGTGATCCTCGGTTTTGGCGCCGATCAGGGCGCGGCGCGGGCGAAGATGGCGGCCTATACGGGGCGGCCGGGCTGGGCCGATCTACCGGCGGTGCAGTCGGGTGAGGTCTGGGGCGTCTATCATGGCGGCAACCGCACGCTGTCGGATTTCGTCTATGCGCGGGCGATCGCGAAGGCGCTCTATCCGGCGGAATTTGCCGATGTCGACCCGGGGGCGGAGCTGGCGGAGTTTTACCGGGCCTGGATGCCGATCGCGGCGGACGGGCTGTTCGTGACGCGGCTGCAATGA
- a CDS encoding GNAT family N-acetyltransferase — protein MLTITREHPVQENLAHLHARHHAAMHADTPPESIHMLPPEALAAPGITFFVLREEGRALGMGALKRLAADHAEIKSMHILEETRGRGLARMMLGHLITEARSLGFARLSLETGSQPSFAPARALYLAAGFTECPPFEGYSLDPMSVYLTRAI, from the coding sequence ATGCTCACCATCACCCGCGAACATCCCGTTCAGGAAAACCTCGCCCATCTGCACGCCCGCCACCATGCCGCGATGCATGCCGACACGCCGCCCGAATCGATCCACATGCTGCCGCCCGAAGCGCTCGCCGCCCCCGGCATCACCTTCTTCGTGCTGCGCGAGGAGGGCCGCGCGCTCGGCATGGGCGCGCTCAAACGCCTCGCGGCGGATCATGCCGAGATCAAATCCATGCATATCCTCGAAGAGACCCGCGGGCGCGGGCTGGCGCGGATGATGCTCGGCCATCTGATCACCGAAGCGCGCAGCCTCGGCTTTGCGCGGCTGAGCCTCGAGACCGGATCGCAGCCCTCCTTCGCGCCCGCCCGCGCGCTCTATCTCGCCGCCGGCTTCACCGAATGCCCGCCCTTCGAGGGCTACAGCCTCGACCCGATGTCGGTCTATCTGACGCGCGCGATCTGA
- a CDS encoding type I glyceraldehyde-3-phosphate dehydrogenase, with translation MRIFINGFGRIGRSVLRALMLERARGGARWPLLEVVGINDIATPEMCAYLFEYDSVFGPWRGSVARAPGALVIDGLAIALHRVADLSCLDLSNVDVVFECTGRADDATIAGQGLAGGAGRVLISGPSRAADFTVVLGANDAGLGAQRIVSNASCTTNALAPLAAALDAEFGIVTGSMTTIHCYTGSQPTVDAPAADFARSRAAALSMVPTTTSAGRLLDGVLPHLAGRLIAQAVRVPTASVSAVDLAVMTTRPATPAAVNALFARLAAEGGVIGATEAALVSTDLRARRESVVMALPETRVTEGGLLRVFGWYDNEWGFSNRMLDIAERLAEL, from the coding sequence ATGCGGATTTTCATCAATGGCTTCGGCCGGATCGGGCGCTCGGTCCTGCGCGCGCTGATGCTTGAACGCGCCCGCGGCGGCGCGCGCTGGCCGCTCCTCGAAGTGGTCGGCATCAACGATATCGCCACCCCCGAGATGTGCGCCTATCTCTTTGAATATGATAGCGTCTTCGGGCCCTGGCGGGGCTCGGTCGCGCGCGCGCCCGGGGCGCTGGTGATCGATGGTCTGGCGATCGCGCTGCACCGCGTGGCGGATCTGAGCTGCCTCGATCTCTCCAATGTCGATGTCGTCTTCGAATGCACCGGGCGCGCCGATGATGCCACGATCGCGGGGCAGGGGCTGGCGGGCGGGGCCGGGCGGGTGCTGATCTCCGGCCCCTCGCGCGCGGCCGATTTCACCGTCGTGCTCGGCGCCAATGACGCCGGGCTGGGCGCCCAACGCATCGTCTCGAATGCGAGCTGCACCACCAACGCACTCGCCCCCCTCGCCGCCGCGCTGGACGCCGAATTCGGCATCGTCACCGGCTCGATGACCACGATCCATTGCTACACCGGCTCGCAGCCCACCGTGGACGCGCCCGCCGCCGATTTCGCCCGCTCGCGCGCGGCCGCCCTCTCGATGGTGCCGACCACCACCTCGGCGGGCCGGCTGCTCGACGGCGTGCTGCCCCATCTCGCTGGCCGGCTGATCGCGCAGGCCGTGCGCGTGCCCACCGCCTCGGTCTCCGCCGTCGATCTCGCGGTGATGACCACCCGCCCGGCCACCCCGGCGGCGGTGAACGCGCTCTTTGCCCGCCTCGCGGCCGAGGGCGGCGTGATCGGCGCGACCGAGGCCGCGCTCGTCTCCACCGACCTGCGCGCGCGGCGCGAAAGCGTGGTCATGGCGCTGCCCGAAACCCGCGTGACCGAGGGCGGGCTGTTGCGTGTCTTTGGCTGGTATGACAACGAATGGGGCTTCTCGAACCGCATGCTCGATATCGCCGAGCGCCTCGCAGAGCTTTGA
- a CDS encoding Bax inhibitor-1/YccA family protein: protein MADFNTMRSTDAARASYIDEGLRAHMNKVYGLMAGGMAITGVVAWLFAAMSATVDASGQMQLTQFGAAIYTSPLKWVLMFAPLVVVFAFSATLHKMQTSTAQMVFWAYAALMGASLSSIFLVYTGVSIATTFLVTAIAFAGLSLYGYTTKRNLTAFGSFLMMGVIGLVVASIVNIFLASSALQFAISVIGVLLFAGLTAYDTQNIKNTYLQMVNSDRDFLGKAAILGALQLYLDFINLFMFLLQFLGDRRE from the coding sequence ATGGCCGATTTCAACACGATGCGCAGCACGGATGCCGCGCGCGCGAGCTATATCGACGAGGGCCTGCGCGCCCATATGAACAAGGTTTACGGGCTGATGGCCGGCGGCATGGCGATCACCGGCGTCGTCGCCTGGCTCTTTGCCGCGATGTCGGCGACGGTCGATGCCTCGGGGCAGATGCAGCTCACGCAATTCGGCGCGGCGATCTATACCTCGCCGCTGAAATGGGTGCTGATGTTCGCGCCGCTGGTGGTGGTCTTCGCCTTCTCGGCGACGCTGCACAAGATGCAGACCTCGACCGCGCAGATGGTGTTCTGGGCCTATGCGGCGCTGATGGGGGCATCGCTCTCGTCGATCTTCCTCGTCTATACCGGGGTGTCGATCGCGACGACCTTCCTCGTGACCGCGATCGCCTTCGCGGGGCTGTCGCTTTACGGCTACACGACCAAGCGCAACCTGACCGCCTTCGGCTCGTTCCTGATGATGGGCGTGATCGGGCTTGTGGTCGCCTCGATCGTGAACATCTTCCTCGCCAGCTCGGCGCTGCAATTCGCGATCTCGGTGATCGGGGTGCTGCTGTTTGCCGGTCTGACCGCCTATGACACGCAAAACATCAAGAACACCTACCTGCAGATGGTGAACTCGGACCGCGATTTCCTCGGCAAGGCCGCGATCCTCGGCGCGCTGCAGCTCTATCTCGACTTCATCAACCTGTTCATGTTCTTGCTGCAATTCTTGGGCGACCGCCGCGAGTGA
- a CDS encoding NADPH:quinone oxidoreductase family protein: MRAYQIASPATAPALVDLPLGPPGPGEVQVEIAACGLNFADLLMIEGKYQDTPAAPFVMGMELAGRVTAAGPGTRLSPGARVAVFSGQGGLAEAGNFAETRCTEMPAGMSYAQAAAFQIAYGTSHLALEARGRLAPGETLVVLGAAGGVGLTAVEIGARMGARVIACARGEEKLAIARAAGADLVIDSETADLKGALKAAGGVDVVYDAIGGAAGEAAFAALKPGGRFLVIGFASGAQPALKLNHALVKNLEIHGLYWGGYLKLDAGLLTGSMARLFAMFAEGGLRPHISAELPLARVEEALAMLRDRRSTGKVVVTMR, translated from the coding sequence ATGCGCGCCTATCAGATCGCCTCGCCTGCCACCGCCCCTGCCCTTGTCGATCTGCCGCTCGGCCCGCCCGGCCCGGGCGAGGTGCAGGTCGAGATCGCGGCCTGCGGGCTCAATTTCGCCGATCTTCTGATGATCGAGGGCAAGTATCAGGACACGCCCGCGGCGCCGTTCGTGATGGGGATGGAGCTCGCCGGGCGGGTCACGGCGGCGGGGCCGGGCACGCGGCTCAGCCCGGGCGCGCGGGTGGCGGTGTTTTCCGGGCAGGGCGGGCTCGCCGAGGCGGGAAATTTCGCCGAAACCCGCTGCACGGAGATGCCCGCGGGGATGAGTTACGCGCAGGCCGCGGCGTTTCAGATCGCTTATGGCACCTCGCATCTGGCGCTCGAGGCGCGCGGGCGGCTGGCGCCGGGCGAGACCTTGGTTGTGCTCGGCGCGGCGGGGGGTGTGGGGCTGACCGCGGTCGAGATCGGCGCGCGGATGGGGGCGCGGGTGATCGCTTGCGCGCGCGGCGAGGAGAAGCTCGCGATCGCGCGGGCGGCGGGGGCGGATCTCGTGATCGACAGCGAGACGGCGGATCTGAAGGGCGCGCTGAAGGCGGCGGGGGGCGTCGATGTGGTCTATGACGCGATCGGCGGCGCGGCGGGCGAGGCGGCCTTCGCCGCGCTCAAACCGGGCGGGCGGTTCTTGGTGATCGGCTTTGCCTCGGGCGCGCAGCCGGCGTTGAAGCTCAACCATGCGCTGGTGAAAAACCTCGAGATTCACGGGCTTTACTGGGGCGGCTATCTGAAGCTCGATGCGGGGCTTCTGACCGGTTCGATGGCGCGGCTCTTCGCGATGTTTGCCGAGGGCGGTTTGCGGCCGCATATCTCGGCCGAGCTGCCGCTGGCGCGGGTCGAGGAGGCGCTGGCGATGCTGCGCGACCGCCGTTCGACCGGCAAGGTCGTGGTCACGATGCGGTGA
- a CDS encoding helix-turn-helix domain-containing protein, whose amino-acid sequence MKHPVDVHVGKRIRHRRWLIGMTQQQLADKVGIKFQQIQKYETGMNRVSASRLWDIADALDVPISFFFEGLAGEAEAPMREITGDILADKEALALVRSYYAIPEAQRRRLFELAKVLSDAA is encoded by the coding sequence ATGAAACATCCTGTCGATGTCCACGTGGGCAAACGCATCCGTCATCGGCGTTGGCTGATCGGCATGACGCAGCAGCAACTGGCCGACAAGGTTGGCATCAAGTTCCAGCAGATCCAGAAATACGAGACCGGCATGAACCGCGTCTCCGCCTCGCGTCTGTGGGATATCGCCGACGCGCTCGACGTGCCGATCTCGTTCTTCTTCGAGGGGCTCGCGGGCGAGGCCGAGGCGCCGATGCGCGAGATCACCGGCGATATCCTCGCCGACAAGGAGGCGCTGGCGCTCGTGCGCTCCTATTATGCGATCCCGGAAGCGCAGCGCCGCCGGCTCTTCGAGCTTGCGAAAGTGCTCTCCGACGCGGCCTGA
- a CDS encoding inositol monophosphatase family protein — MAGILSEAERAHLAEVAQALAEAARRETLAAFRPEGGIAAQNKLAGGFDPVTAADRAAEAAMREILARERPEDGIYGEEYGVKSGSSGLTWVLDPIDGTRGYMSGTPTWGVLIALSEELEDGPGRPLMGLIDQPYIGERFFGGFGAAWSRGPLGERRLRTRAARPLAEAVLYSTFPEVGTPEEGAAFARLSRAARLTRYGTDCYAYALIAAGQIDLVVEAGLQPYDVGGPIAVIEAAGGIVTDWAGGPAWRGGRVLAAANAETHAAAMAILAG, encoded by the coding sequence ATGGCGGGGATTTTGAGCGAGGCGGAACGGGCCCATCTGGCCGAGGTGGCGCAGGCGCTGGCCGAGGCCGCGCGGCGCGAAACCCTCGCCGCCTTCCGCCCCGAGGGCGGGATCGCGGCGCAGAACAAGCTCGCGGGCGGCTTTGACCCGGTTACCGCCGCCGACCGCGCCGCCGAGGCCGCGATGCGCGAGATCCTCGCCCGCGAGCGCCCCGAGGATGGCATCTATGGCGAGGAATATGGCGTGAAATCAGGCTCTTCCGGCCTGACCTGGGTGCTCGACCCGATCGACGGAACCCGTGGCTACATGTCCGGCACGCCGACCTGGGGGGTGCTGATCGCGCTCTCCGAAGAGCTCGAGGATGGCCCGGGCCGCCCGCTGATGGGCCTGATCGACCAGCCCTATATCGGCGAGCGCTTCTTTGGCGGCTTTGGCGCGGCCTGGTCGCGCGGGCCGCTGGGGGAGCGGCGGCTGCGCACGCGCGCGGCGCGGCCCCTGGCCGAGGCGGTGCTCTATTCCACCTTCCCCGAGGTTGGCACCCCCGAAGAGGGCGCGGCCTTTGCGCGGCTTTCCCGCGCGGCGCGCCTGACCCGCTACGGCACCGATTGCTATGCCTATGCGCTGATCGCGGCGGGGCAGATCGACCTTGTCGTCGAGGCCGGGCTGCAGCCCTATGATGTCGGCGGCCCGATCGCGGTGATCGAGGCGGCGGGCGGGATCGTCACCGATTGGGCCGGCGGGCCGGCCTGGCGCGGCGGGCGGGTGCTCGCGGCGGCGAATGCCGAGACCCACGCGGCGGCGATGGCGATTTTGGCGGGCTAG
- a CDS encoding 8-oxoguanine deaminase, whose translation MREILIRGAGVVVTMDAARRELAGADVLLRGGEIVSLGKGLRTEGEVVEARGCVVTPGLVNTHHHLYQTLTRAVPGGQDALLFGWLKTLYPIWAKMGPEEIRVSALAGLAELALSGCTMSSDHLYMYPNGARLEDTIDAATEIGLRFHPTRGAMSIGESAGGLPPDALVEREAAILEDCIRVIDAFHDPHEGAMVRVCVAPCSPFSVSRELMRDAALLARDKGVMLHTHLAENDEDIAYSEAQFGCRPGQYAEDLGWTGADVWHAHCVKLDCSEIEVFARTGTGVAHCPCSNCRLGSGIAPVRAMRDAGVKVALGVDGSASNDAGALIAEARQAMLLQRVQNGADAMSAREALEIATLGGARVLGRPELGQIAPGKRADLALWDVSGLEAAGAWDPVAALVLCGMTRVKHLFVEGRQVVRDGALTTIDLGRTIAHQTRLARRLAA comes from the coding sequence ATGCGCGAGATTCTGATCCGGGGTGCGGGGGTCGTGGTCACCATGGATGCCGCGCGGCGCGAGCTTGCGGGCGCTGACGTGCTCCTGCGGGGCGGAGAAATTGTCAGCCTCGGCAAGGGGTTGCGGACCGAAGGTGAGGTGGTCGAAGCGCGCGGTTGCGTGGTGACGCCGGGGCTCGTGAACACCCATCACCATCTCTATCAGACGCTGACGCGGGCGGTGCCGGGCGGGCAGGATGCGCTCCTTTTCGGCTGGCTGAAGACGCTTTATCCGATCTGGGCGAAGATGGGCCCGGAGGAAATCCGCGTCTCGGCGCTCGCCGGGCTGGCCGAGCTCGCGCTTTCGGGCTGCACGATGAGCTCGGACCATCTCTACATGTATCCCAACGGCGCCCGTCTCGAGGATACGATCGACGCGGCCACCGAGATCGGCCTGCGCTTCCACCCGACCCGCGGCGCCATGTCGATCGGCGAGAGCGCGGGTGGGCTGCCCCCCGATGCGCTGGTCGAGCGCGAGGCCGCGATTCTCGAGGATTGCATCCGGGTGATCGACGCCTTCCACGACCCGCATGAGGGCGCGATGGTCCGCGTCTGCGTGGCGCCCTGTTCGCCGTTTTCGGTTTCGCGCGAGCTGATGCGCGATGCGGCGCTGCTTGCCCGCGACAAGGGCGTCATGCTGCACACCCATCTGGCCGAAAACGACGAGGATATCGCCTATTCCGAGGCGCAGTTCGGCTGCCGCCCCGGCCAATATGCCGAGGATCTCGGCTGGACTGGCGCGGATGTCTGGCATGCGCATTGTGTGAAACTCGATTGTTCGGAAATTGAAGTTTTTGCCCGCACGGGCACCGGGGTTGCCCATTGTCCCTGTTCGAATTGTCGTCTTGGTTCCGGGATCGCGCCGGTGCGGGCGATGCGCGATGCGGGGGTGAAAGTGGCGCTTGGGGTCGATGGATCGGCCAGCAATGACGCGGGCGCGCTGATTGCCGAGGCGCGTCAGGCGATGCTCTTGCAGCGGGTGCAAAACGGCGCCGATGCGATGAGCGCGCGCGAGGCGCTCGAGATCGCAACCTTGGGCGGCGCGCGGGTTCTGGGCCGCCCCGAGCTTGGCCAGATCGCGCCGGGCAAGCGCGCCGATCTCGCGCTGTGGGATGTCTCGGGCCTCGAGGCCGCCGGCGCCTGGGATCCGGTCGCGGCGCTGGTGCTGTGCGGCATGACCCGGGTCAAACATCTCTTCGTCGAGGGCCGCCAGGTGGTGCGCGACGGCGCGCTCACCACGATCGACCTCGGGCGCACCATCGCGCATCAGACCCGCCTCGCGCGGCGGCTCGCGGCGTGA
- the guaD gene encoding guanine deaminase: MVDLLLGQVLSFEGDPLREGAAAARHEACGAVAVAEGRIVAVGAAADLRAAYPAARLHDYGQALISAGFIDAHVHYPQTAIIASWGKRLIDWLESYTFPEEMRFADPAYAAAVAERYFDLALAHGTTAMCSYCTIHPESVEAFFGAAEARGMRAFGGKTCMDRNAPEGLRDTPATAYDQSAALLARWHGRGRLSYVITPRFSPTSSPEQLEALGALWAAHPDCLMQTHLSEQTDEIAWVKGLFPQARDYLDTYEAFGLLGANGLYGHAIHLEPREIDRLAEVGAAVVHCPTSNTFIGSGLFDMAGVAARMRVGLATDTGGGSSFSMLRTMAAAYEIAQLRHMPLHPAQLWWLATGASAQALGVADKIGNLAAGMEADLIVVDLASTPAIAQRAARAEGFWEALFPTIMMGDDRAITSVWVGGQKRR, from the coding sequence ATGGTCGATCTGCTGCTGGGACAGGTGTTGAGTTTCGAGGGCGATCCGCTGCGCGAAGGGGCGGCGGCGGCGCGGCATGAGGCGTGCGGCGCGGTGGCGGTGGCCGAGGGGCGGATCGTGGCGGTCGGCGCGGCGGCGGATCTGCGCGCGGCCTATCCGGCGGCGCGGCTGCATGATTACGGGCAGGCGCTGATCTCGGCGGGGTTCATCGACGCGCATGTGCATTACCCGCAGACCGCAATCATCGCGAGCTGGGGAAAGCGGCTGATCGACTGGCTGGAGAGTTACACCTTCCCCGAGGAGATGCGCTTTGCCGACCCGGCCTATGCGGCGGCGGTGGCGGAGCGCTATTTCGACCTGGCGCTTGCGCATGGCACGACGGCGATGTGCAGCTATTGCACGATCCATCCCGAGAGCGTCGAGGCGTTTTTTGGCGCCGCCGAGGCGCGGGGGATGCGGGCCTTTGGCGGCAAGACCTGCATGGACCGCAACGCGCCCGAGGGGCTGCGCGACACGCCGGCCACGGCCTATGACCAATCGGCGGCGCTTTTGGCGCGCTGGCATGGGCGGGGGCGGCTCTCCTATGTGATCACGCCGCGATTTTCGCCGACCTCGAGCCCCGAGCAGCTCGAGGCGCTTGGCGCGCTCTGGGCCGCGCACCCGGACTGTCTGATGCAGACCCATCTGAGCGAGCAGACCGACGAGATCGCCTGGGTGAAGGGGCTGTTCCCGCAGGCGCGCGATTATCTCGACACTTATGAGGCCTTCGGGCTCTTGGGCGCAAACGGGCTTTACGGCCATGCGATCCATCTCGAGCCGCGCGAGATCGACCGGCTGGCGGAGGTGGGCGCGGCGGTGGTGCATTGCCCGACCTCGAACACATTCATCGGCTCGGGGCTTTTTGACATGGCGGGGGTGGCGGCGCGGATGCGGGTCGGGCTCGCGACCGATACGGGGGGCGGCTCGAGCTTCTCGATGCTGCGCACGATGGCCGCGGCCTATGAGATCGCGCAGCTGCGCCACATGCCCCTTCACCCCGCGCAGCTATGGTGGCTCGCCACCGGGGCCTCGGCGCAAGCCCTTGGGGTTGCGGATAAAATCGGCAATCTGGCGGCGGGGATGGAGGCCGATCTGATCGTGGTGGATCTCGCCTCGACGCCGGCGATCGCGCAGCGGGCGGCGCGCGCCGAGGGGTTCTGGGAGGCGCTCTTCCCGACGATCATGATGGGCGATGACCGGGCGATCACCAGCGTCTGGGTCGGCGGGCAGAAGCGGCGCTGA